One window of the Chryseobacterium shigense genome contains the following:
- a CDS encoding acetyl-CoA C-acetyltransferase, with product METKKVAIVGYSRIPFARINTAYAELGNQELLEAALNGLINKYHLQGKLLGEVAGGAVIKHISESNLIRESVMNTALDPATPACDLQQACDTGIEAAVYIGNKIALGQIESGIACGVEAMSNIPFESAPGLRKALLKANKEKSVFGKLKQLLSPKLKDWMPIPYKGQEPKTGLVMGGHTEITAKYYRISREEQDELAFKSHKNMAQAYDEGFFDDMITPAFGLDKDNNLRRDTSLEKLAQLKPAFDKENGTLTAGNSTPFTDGASSVLLASEEWAAANGLPVLAYITFSEVAGIEYIENKQNLLLAPVFAADRMLKKAGMKLEDFDYYEIHEAFAAQILATIKIWENDDLAKKFGLEKALGKIDRNKLNVKGGSLAAAHPFAATGGRIIGTLAKLLHEKGSGKGFISICAARGQGVTMILEK from the coding sequence ATGGAAACAAAAAAAGTGGCCATTGTAGGATACAGCAGGATTCCTTTTGCCAGAATCAATACCGCTTATGCAGAACTAGGCAATCAGGAACTTCTGGAAGCCGCTCTCAACGGGTTAATAAACAAATACCATTTGCAGGGAAAACTGCTGGGTGAAGTAGCCGGTGGGGCAGTCATCAAACATATTTCAGAAAGCAACCTCATCAGGGAATCTGTAATGAACACCGCGCTAGATCCTGCCACCCCTGCATGCGATCTTCAGCAGGCATGCGATACAGGAATTGAAGCCGCAGTTTATATTGGAAATAAAATTGCTTTAGGACAAATAGAAAGCGGAATCGCCTGTGGCGTTGAAGCAATGAGCAACATTCCGTTTGAATCTGCACCGGGATTGAGAAAAGCACTATTAAAAGCCAATAAAGAAAAATCAGTGTTTGGAAAACTGAAACAGCTCTTAAGTCCAAAACTGAAAGACTGGATGCCAATACCCTACAAAGGACAGGAGCCCAAAACAGGTCTGGTAATGGGCGGACATACGGAGATTACAGCTAAATATTACCGGATTTCCCGCGAAGAACAGGATGAATTAGCTTTTAAAAGCCACAAGAATATGGCTCAGGCCTATGATGAAGGATTTTTTGATGATATGATCACACCCGCTTTCGGATTAGATAAAGACAATAACCTCCGCAGGGATACCAGCCTTGAAAAGTTAGCCCAACTGAAACCAGCTTTTGACAAAGAGAATGGTACTTTAACTGCAGGAAATTCAACTCCTTTTACAGATGGTGCATCATCGGTTTTACTTGCCAGTGAAGAATGGGCCGCTGCCAACGGACTTCCCGTTTTGGCTTATATCACTTTTTCAGAAGTCGCAGGAATTGAATATATTGAAAATAAACAGAATTTACTTCTCGCTCCCGTTTTTGCCGCAGACAGAATGCTTAAAAAAGCAGGAATGAAACTGGAAGATTTTGATTATTATGAAATTCATGAAGCATTTGCCGCACAGATTCTTGCCACCATTAAAATCTGGGAAAACGATGATCTTGCCAAAAAGTTCGGGTTGGAGAAAGCATTGGGAAAAATCGACAGGAATAAGCTCAACGTAAAAGGCGGAAGTCTTGCCGCTGCCCATCCTTTTGCAGCAACAGGCGGAAGAATTATCGGGACTTTGGCAAAACTGCTTCATGAAAAAGGAAGCGGAAAAGGGTTCATTTCCATTTGTGCCGCACGCGGACAGGGTGTTACCATGATTTTAGAAAAATAA
- a CDS encoding AraC family transcriptional regulator: MSKLENILREITPLSPEDSFLVFDRIKASFDFPYHYHPEVEINFISKGRGYRRMIGDHTGEIGDIELVLVGPNLPHCWANHKCKNRKTHEITVQFNQDFFNQSMMNKNILKPISNLMKDSIRGILFSQETAEKLKDSFLNLSKMNSFESFIEIMKILNELATAEDKTLLSSYSIELETFADNDKMKIVHDFVHQNFESKITLHDAASLINMSSVTFNRFIKKRTGKTFVNYLNEIRISYAARWLMEKNLTVFETAFEAGFNNIANFNKVFKSIKKTTPTEFKELFKGVKKIE, translated from the coding sequence ATGAGCAAGCTAGAAAATATTTTGAGAGAAATAACTCCATTATCTCCCGAGGACAGCTTTCTTGTATTTGACCGTATAAAAGCTTCTTTTGACTTTCCTTATCATTATCATCCGGAAGTTGAGATCAATTTTATCAGTAAAGGAAGGGGATACCGGCGGATGATTGGCGACCATACAGGTGAAATTGGCGATATCGAACTGGTTTTGGTTGGCCCCAACCTCCCTCACTGCTGGGCTAATCATAAGTGTAAAAACAGGAAAACCCATGAGATCACCGTTCAGTTTAATCAGGATTTTTTTAATCAGTCCATGATGAATAAAAATATTCTGAAGCCTATCAGTAACCTGATGAAGGACTCAATCCGGGGAATTCTTTTTTCCCAGGAAACGGCGGAAAAACTTAAAGATTCTTTCCTCAATTTATCCAAAATGAACAGTTTTGAGTCTTTTATAGAAATCATGAAAATTCTCAATGAGCTGGCTACTGCCGAAGACAAAACACTTTTGTCCTCCTACAGTATAGAGCTTGAAACTTTTGCAGATAATGATAAGATGAAGATTGTTCATGATTTTGTACATCAGAATTTCGAAAGTAAAATAACGCTTCATGATGCCGCTTCACTAATTAATATGAGCAGTGTAACTTTCAACAGGTTCATTAAAAAAAGAACAGGTAAAACTTTTGTGAATTATCTGAATGAAATCCGCATAAGCTATGCTGCAAGATGGCTGATGGAGAAGAATCTCACCGTTTTTGAAACTGCATTTGAAGCCGGTTTTAATAATATAGCCAATTTCAACAAAGTTTTCAAATCCATTAAAAAAACAACGCCAACTGAATTTAAGGAACTTTTTAAAGGAGTGAAAAAAATAGAGTAA
- a CDS encoding SusD/RagB family nutrient-binding outer membrane lipoprotein, translating to MKISYVKTVSLSAFMLLSAVSCTSEFDKYNQEYIGGPENFNADFVQIVNPLKLMQRNQQSSTNWIYQLQTNLNADMYSGLFSTATPYNGGRNNTTYFIMDGWNERIMMTQLEDVFDKSKTINSVIQKSYPGINFKASLALTKILKVISASKVSDAHGPIIYSKFETPDPATGITDFDSQQEAYNNFIADLTSAISDLQQTPGVEDKAVINKSDLMYSGNLANWAKLANSLKLRFAMRISYADPAKSRLFAEQALTSPVGFIDDNSANALINYGGASPLSDIIYSWGDCKIGAPLMAYMNGFNDPRRSAYAKPATDASVAGQYIGIRQGVDMGGSKDRYGDFSQPIAASANGDYFSNSNGKNKIFTAAEIWFLKAEAAIRGYAGAGDAGTNYNKGIEMSFAEWGKSSSYATYIADAVSKEAPYIDTKNASNSILAGSPMLSTITIKWNEGDSFERKLERIMTQKWIAIYPDGSEAWAEQRRTGYPVIFKNVLNDSQGTISTDAMIRRVPIPTKYRNNTLNYAQALQYLGGPDTGGTKLWWDKK from the coding sequence ATGAAAATATCATATGTTAAAACCGTATCACTCAGTGCTTTCATGCTGCTTTCTGCTGTAAGCTGCACCAGTGAATTTGATAAATATAACCAGGAATATATCGGAGGTCCTGAAAACTTCAATGCCGATTTTGTTCAGATTGTAAACCCGCTGAAATTAATGCAGAGAAACCAGCAGAGCTCTACCAACTGGATCTATCAGCTGCAGACCAATCTTAACGCAGATATGTACAGTGGCTTATTCAGTACGGCAACACCATACAACGGAGGGAGAAATAATACTACTTACTTCATTATGGATGGCTGGAACGAGAGAATTATGATGACACAGCTGGAAGATGTTTTTGATAAATCAAAGACCATTAATTCAGTGATTCAGAAAAGCTATCCGGGTATAAACTTTAAAGCATCACTTGCCCTTACAAAAATTCTTAAAGTAATTTCTGCCAGCAAAGTTTCAGATGCACACGGACCTATTATTTACAGCAAGTTTGAAACACCTGATCCAGCAACAGGAATTACTGACTTTGACTCACAGCAGGAAGCTTATAATAACTTCATTGCAGATCTTACTTCAGCTATTTCAGACCTGCAGCAAACTCCGGGAGTAGAAGATAAGGCAGTTATAAATAAATCAGATCTTATGTATAGCGGTAATCTGGCTAATTGGGCAAAGCTTGCCAACTCCCTGAAATTAAGATTTGCCATGAGAATCAGCTATGCCGATCCTGCCAAATCAAGACTGTTTGCAGAACAGGCGTTGACGTCTCCTGTCGGGTTTATCGATGATAATTCAGCCAATGCTTTAATTAACTATGGAGGAGCTTCTCCTCTCAGCGATATCATTTATTCATGGGGAGACTGTAAAATTGGAGCACCATTAATGGCTTATATGAACGGGTTTAATGATCCAAGAAGATCTGCCTATGCCAAACCCGCTACCGACGCTTCTGTTGCCGGACAATACATTGGGATAAGACAAGGCGTTGATATGGGAGGAAGCAAGGACCGCTACGGAGATTTCTCACAACCTATTGCAGCATCTGCCAATGGAGATTATTTCTCTAACAGCAATGGCAAAAATAAAATCTTCACTGCCGCAGAAATCTGGTTCCTGAAAGCAGAAGCTGCCATCAGGGGTTATGCCGGAGCAGGAGATGCAGGAACAAATTACAACAAAGGTATCGAAATGTCCTTTGCAGAATGGGGGAAAAGCTCATCTTATGCAACTTATATAGCAGATGCAGTTTCTAAAGAAGCTCCTTATATTGATACTAAAAATGCTTCAAACAGTATTCTGGCAGGAAGCCCGATGCTGAGCACCATTACCATCAAATGGAATGAAGGAGACTCTTTTGAAAGAAAACTGGAAAGAATTATGACCCAGAAATGGATTGCTATTTATCCTGACGGCTCCGAGGCGTGGGCAGAACAGAGAAGAACCGGATATCCTGTTATTTTCAAAAATGTTCTTAATGACAGCCAGGGAACCATCAGCACAGATGCAATGATCAGAAGAGTTCCTATTCCGACCAAGTATAGAAACAATACCCTGAACTATGCTCAGGCACTGCAGTACCTTGGTGGTCCTGATACAGGAGGAACCAAGCTTTGGTGGGATAAAAAATAA
- a CDS encoding helix-turn-helix domain-containing protein, with amino-acid sequence MQKQLIFEDHYKKLGLEIFSEENPEAVNGNKFRYDIKILFIPEGYELTVDFNHYKVSKPSLFFLTSQHLKIEKGKKEGMLLYYNRDFYCIQIHDKEVACDGLLFHNVFEIPFIELNDKEIPDIENLFHHIKDELEWKDSSAEEMIRTYVKQIIIRATRNWKKQHLNNDTVKIPGNELDIFRDFSRYLEIHFREKHNVADYAELLHIAPKTLTHKFKSLNLESPNQLIINRILLEAKRLLFYTDKPVKEIAYDLGYEDPAYFNRLFTNKTGSTPANFKKNYSSGKKYNI; translated from the coding sequence ATGCAGAAGCAGCTTATCTTTGAAGATCACTATAAAAAACTAGGGCTTGAAATTTTTTCCGAAGAAAATCCGGAGGCAGTTAACGGAAACAAATTCAGGTATGATATCAAAATCCTTTTCATTCCTGAAGGTTATGAACTCACGGTAGACTTTAATCATTATAAAGTTTCAAAACCTTCTTTATTTTTTCTTACCAGCCAGCACCTTAAGATTGAAAAAGGGAAAAAAGAGGGCATGCTTTTATATTATAACCGTGATTTCTACTGTATTCAGATTCATGATAAGGAAGTAGCCTGCGACGGACTTCTCTTCCACAATGTCTTTGAAATTCCCTTTATAGAGCTTAATGATAAGGAAATCCCCGATATTGAAAATTTATTCCACCATATAAAAGATGAGCTGGAATGGAAAGATTCTTCTGCTGAGGAAATGATCAGAACCTATGTAAAGCAAATCATCATCCGCGCCACCCGAAACTGGAAAAAGCAGCACCTTAACAATGATACAGTAAAAATTCCCGGCAACGAACTTGATATTTTCAGGGATTTCAGCAGGTACCTGGAAATTCATTTCAGGGAAAAACATAATGTTGCAGATTATGCAGAGCTTCTCCACATCGCTCCGAAAACATTAACCCATAAATTCAAGAGCCTGAATCTGGAGTCTCCCAACCAATTAATTATCAACAGAATTTTACTGGAAGCCAAAAGACTTCTTTTCTATACAGATAAGCCTGTTAAAGAGATTGCCTATGATCTTGGCTACGAGGATCCTGCTTATTTCAACCGGCTTTTCACCAATAAAACAGGAAGTACTCCGGCAAATTTTAAAAAAAATTACTCTTCGGGAAAAAAGTACAATATTTAA
- a CDS encoding OsmC family protein, translating into MKRNATAVWNGNIKEGKGHLTTQSTTLNETQYSFNSRFADGVGTNPEELLAAAHAGCFTMKLSAELSQAGFTPEELKTTSVVTLDPGIGKITKSELTLTAKVPGISEEEFQKYAKIAEEGCPVSAAFNFEITLNATLEQ; encoded by the coding sequence ATGAAACGTAACGCAACAGCCGTTTGGAACGGTAACATCAAAGAAGGTAAAGGACATTTAACAACGCAAAGCACTACTTTAAACGAAACTCAATATTCTTTCAACAGCCGTTTTGCAGACGGAGTGGGAACCAATCCTGAAGAATTACTCGCAGCAGCACACGCTGGATGTTTTACAATGAAATTAAGTGCAGAGCTTTCCCAGGCTGGTTTTACTCCGGAAGAACTAAAAACAACCTCTGTAGTCACCCTTGACCCAGGCATAGGAAAAATCACAAAATCTGAACTGACTCTTACGGCAAAAGTTCCGGGAATTTCAGAAGAAGAATTCCAGAAATATGCTAAAATTGCTGAAGAAGGCTGTCCGGTAAGCGCAGCTTTCAATTTTGAAATTACATTGAACGCCACTCTGGAGCAATAA
- a CDS encoding TetR/AcrR family transcriptional regulator produces the protein MSKAEKTKQFIIEKTASLFNTKGYIATSLSDITEATGLTKGSIYGNFENKDEVALEVYKYNSGLLAKIMARSLGEEFPGTVDKLNAFVNFYRKNWKTVFESGGCPLMNAATEADDSFPNLKKQVTQSFEGWIKKIADVISDGQENGELRRDINANEYGSLFIMLVEGGILLAKTTEDENYLHLALNRILFIIDKELKILPS, from the coding sequence ATGTCAAAAGCAGAAAAGACAAAACAATTCATCATTGAAAAAACAGCTTCTTTGTTTAACACCAAAGGCTATATAGCTACGTCTTTATCTGATATTACAGAAGCAACCGGCCTCACCAAAGGAAGCATCTACGGTAATTTTGAAAATAAAGATGAAGTAGCTCTTGAAGTTTATAAATACAACTCAGGTTTACTGGCTAAAATTATGGCCAGATCTTTAGGTGAAGAATTTCCGGGTACTGTTGATAAATTAAATGCCTTCGTCAATTTTTACCGCAAAAACTGGAAAACGGTCTTTGAAAGCGGAGGCTGCCCATTGATGAATGCAGCTACCGAAGCTGACGACAGTTTCCCCAATCTGAAAAAACAGGTTACCCAATCCTTTGAAGGCTGGATTAAAAAAATTGCAGATGTAATTTCAGACGGGCAGGAAAATGGAGAACTGCGTAGAGATATCAACGCCAATGAATATGGATCTCTCTTCATTATGCTTGTTGAAGGCGGTATACTCCTCGCCAAAACCACAGAAGATGAAAACTATTTACATTTGGCTCTGAACAGAATACTATTCATTATTGATAAAGAATTAAAAATACTTCCATCATAA
- a CDS encoding SusC/RagA family TonB-linked outer membrane protein, whose product MRKTVIPVLLAISLSAYAQETKPADTAKTTKIEEVVVTSLGIKRQARSLTFSSQQIGGDELTEVKTPNLLNSINGKVSNVQINKTNGGVGGSVRVVMRGDKSTRNSQPLYVIDGIPIINNTKGPNVDFYASMPDTGDVLSTINPEDIESINFLKGASAAALYGSAGGNGAVLIVTKKGKAGRSKLSYTTSLTLDRAYSLPELQYSYLQSIPYDHASGQTGSQQSWGVKGASKDYLKDFLQTGTTWVNNISFQSGNEKSNNFFSLGNTTNKGIIPTSVFDQYNINFRNSSKFLDDKLTLDANFMGSLQNSKNRLTPGSYYSPLVNLYWLPRGIDFDQFSGSNYAYQNNNRLLPAQNWWAIKPDGSFSVESQNPYWILYKNPVTTKNKNLYSAATLSYQINPWLSARLRGNYSYTTSDSQRNVAVYSLPVLLGGNDNGKLYKDVIESSSTYGDALLIGSPKITDDVSLDFTVGGSINTQRYTSSSIENNLLVTANLFELNNLQWPGQNGNGVSYLIYSTKKQVQSVFASANIGYKKFLYLDLTFRNDWDSSLSNATQKSFDYESVGVNAILSEIFNLPKSISFWKIRGSYAKVGLGLPPAFLTGSQIYQVNAGTVINPASSPVTNPAFSDLFPKPELNETFEAGTELRLLDNRLSFDFTYYNSIVSNQLLQAIEISSNLGFGTGRFDINAGKIQNRGFESSLSYKVFGGEKFGWTTTVNASANKNVIKELFPSSLKLSDDKTFVLTGGGYNRLKVGGSFGDIYGSVFKRDGQGRIIVDADGVPLRDENQVQYLGNPNPKFILGFNNSFNIGKLGISFLIDGKFGGKVLGYTQAKNDQYGVSKATADARDNGGVSVPNAVYENGTPYTGVTDAEKYYSKVSGSIDEPYMYKATAIRLRQASISYTFNTHSKYMENATISLIGSNLFFLYKDAPFDPEQVSGVNPGGVGIDMFGMPITRSIGLSLKANF is encoded by the coding sequence ATGAGAAAAACTGTTATACCGGTTTTATTAGCAATTTCTTTATCTGCCTATGCACAGGAGACCAAACCGGCAGATACGGCTAAAACAACCAAGATAGAAGAGGTGGTTGTTACTTCTTTGGGGATAAAAAGGCAGGCAAGATCTTTAACGTTTTCGAGCCAGCAAATCGGCGGAGATGAACTTACGGAAGTAAAAACTCCCAATCTTTTAAACTCCATCAACGGAAAAGTTTCCAATGTACAGATTAATAAAACAAATGGCGGTGTCGGTGGATCCGTAAGGGTTGTCATGAGAGGGGATAAATCTACAAGAAACAGTCAGCCGTTGTATGTGATAGACGGTATTCCTATCATCAACAATACAAAAGGTCCTAACGTAGATTTTTATGCATCGATGCCGGATACAGGAGATGTATTGAGCACAATCAATCCCGAGGATATCGAGAGTATTAACTTCCTGAAAGGAGCCTCAGCAGCAGCTTTATATGGTTCTGCGGGAGGTAATGGTGCTGTTTTAATTGTTACTAAGAAGGGAAAAGCAGGGAGAAGCAAACTGTCATATACTACAAGTTTGACTCTGGATAGAGCGTACAGCCTTCCTGAATTACAATACAGCTATTTGCAGAGCATTCCTTATGACCATGCCTCAGGACAGACCGGTTCCCAGCAGAGCTGGGGGGTAAAAGGAGCTTCTAAAGACTATCTTAAAGATTTTTTACAGACCGGAACCACATGGGTTAACAATATTTCATTCCAATCAGGAAATGAAAAATCCAATAACTTTTTCTCTTTAGGAAATACAACCAATAAAGGTATTATTCCAACATCAGTATTTGATCAGTATAATATCAATTTCAGGAATTCAAGTAAATTTCTGGATGATAAACTGACACTCGATGCCAACTTCATGGGATCTTTACAGAACAGCAAAAACAGGCTGACTCCGGGTTCTTACTACTCACCATTGGTAAATCTGTACTGGTTGCCTAGAGGTATTGATTTTGACCAGTTCAGTGGTTCAAATTATGCCTATCAGAATAACAACAGATTGCTTCCTGCTCAGAACTGGTGGGCCATAAAGCCGGACGGAAGCTTTAGTGTAGAATCTCAGAACCCTTACTGGATTCTTTATAAAAACCCTGTTACCACAAAAAATAAAAATCTTTACAGTGCCGCAACATTGAGCTACCAGATCAATCCGTGGTTATCTGCCAGACTCAGAGGAAATTACAGTTATACTACTTCAGACAGCCAGCGTAATGTTGCAGTTTACTCCTTACCTGTTTTATTGGGAGGAAATGATAACGGAAAACTTTACAAAGACGTTATAGAAAGTTCATCTACTTACGGTGATGCATTACTAATCGGAAGTCCGAAAATTACAGATGATGTTTCTTTGGATTTTACAGTAGGAGGAAGTATCAATACACAAAGGTATACCTCAAGCAGCATTGAAAATAATCTTTTGGTAACAGCTAATCTCTTTGAACTGAATAACCTGCAATGGCCTGGCCAGAACGGAAACGGAGTAAGTTACCTGATATACAGTACCAAAAAACAGGTTCAGTCCGTTTTTGCAAGTGCGAATATCGGTTATAAGAAATTTTTATATCTGGATTTAACGTTTAGAAATGACTGGGATTCCAGTTTATCAAATGCAACTCAGAAATCCTTTGATTATGAATCTGTTGGTGTCAATGCTATTCTGTCAGAAATTTTTAATCTTCCAAAATCCATCAGTTTCTGGAAAATAAGAGGTTCCTATGCGAAAGTAGGTCTTGGTTTGCCTCCTGCTTTTCTTACAGGATCACAGATATACCAGGTGAATGCAGGTACTGTTATTAACCCAGCTTCATCTCCTGTTACCAATCCGGCTTTTTCAGATCTTTTTCCTAAGCCTGAGCTTAATGAAACTTTTGAGGCAGGAACAGAGTTAAGGCTTCTGGATAACCGTTTAAGCTTCGATTTTACCTATTATAACTCAATTGTATCAAACCAGTTATTGCAAGCCATTGAAATCTCTTCTAATCTGGGCTTTGGAACCGGAAGATTCGATATCAATGCCGGAAAAATTCAGAACAGAGGTTTTGAATCCAGTTTGTCTTATAAAGTATTCGGAGGTGAAAAATTCGGATGGACAACTACAGTAAATGCATCTGCAAATAAAAATGTCATCAAAGAACTATTCCCTTCCAGCTTAAAACTGTCGGATGATAAAACATTTGTACTTACAGGTGGAGGGTATAACAGATTAAAAGTAGGAGGCTCCTTCGGGGATATTTACGGATCAGTCTTTAAAAGAGATGGGCAGGGAAGAATTATTGTGGATGCAGACGGAGTTCCGTTAAGAGACGAAAATCAGGTACAGTATCTCGGCAATCCAAACCCTAAATTTATACTTGGGTTCAATAACTCGTTCAATATCGGTAAATTAGGGATCAGTTTCCTTATTGACGGAAAATTTGGAGGAAAAGTATTGGGATATACCCAGGCTAAGAACGATCAGTACGGCGTGAGTAAGGCCACTGCAGATGCCCGTGATAATGGAGGAGTATCCGTTCCAAATGCAGTATATGAAAACGGGACACCATATACAGGGGTAACCGATGCTGAAAAATATTATTCAAAAGTTTCAGGATCTATTGACGAACCGTATATGTATAAAGCAACGGCTATACGTTTACGGCAGGCTTCAATTTCGTACACATTTAATACACATTCAAAATATATGGAAAACGCTACAATAAGCTTGATCGGAAGCAACCTGTTTTTCCTGTACAAAGATGCTCCGTTTGATCCGGAACAGGTATCCGGAGTTAATCCCGGAGGTGTAGGAATTGATATGTTCGGAATGCCGATTACCAGATCTATCGGTTTATCATTAAAAGCTAACTTCTAA
- a CDS encoding PaaI family thioesterase → MDRLAQLQQFIGKEFDQSPSPFMKWLNPIVLSAEEGHLEFKYTVRPEWLNPVGNLHGGVTAAIMDDIIGATMFSLNENSFITTINNVIDYFSTAKENDNIVAETKIIKRGRKFVNAQCEIWNADKTRLIARGTSNLFKINN, encoded by the coding sequence ATGGACAGATTAGCACAACTGCAGCAATTCATCGGGAAGGAATTTGACCAGTCACCGTCACCATTTATGAAATGGCTCAACCCCATTGTACTTTCTGCAGAAGAAGGACATCTTGAATTTAAATATACTGTGAGGCCGGAATGGCTTAACCCGGTTGGAAACCTTCATGGCGGAGTAACGGCAGCTATTATGGATGACATTATTGGAGCCACTATGTTCTCCCTGAATGAAAATTCTTTCATAACTACCATCAATAATGTGATCGATTATTTTTCAACTGCAAAAGAAAATGATAATATTGTAGCCGAAACAAAAATTATAAAAAGAGGCCGGAAGTTTGTGAATGCACAATGCGAAATCTGGAATGCAGACAAAACAAGACTGATTGCCAGAGGAACCTCTAACCTATTCAAAATTAATAACTAG
- the fabF gene encoding beta-ketoacyl-ACP synthase II gives MKRVVITGLGAVTPLGNNVEDFWQNSINGVSGADLITHFDSEKFKVHFACEVKNFDPKVYLTHNEIKRSDLFSQYAMYATTEAIQDSGLDFEKMDPFDTGVIWGTGQGGMVTFEGEVMNFAAGDGTPKFNPFFVPKFIANMASGMISMKFGLQGINYTTISACATGNTALMDAFNYIRLGKAKVIISGGSEAAITPASIGGFSVMKAMSTRNDDFSTASRPYDAERDGFVMGEGAGALILEEYEHAKARGAKIYAELAGAAMTADAYHMTAPHPDGISAIKAMQLAMKEAGANVEDIDYLNPHATSTPLGDLIELNAISKLFGGSKNLDISATKSMTGHLLGAAGAAEAILSIKAVEKGIIPPTINLHRIDENIPKDVNIVFGEAKEKNINFALSNAFGFGGHNATLVFKKFR, from the coding sequence ATGAAAAGAGTTGTTATTACAGGACTGGGCGCAGTGACGCCTTTGGGGAATAATGTCGAAGACTTTTGGCAAAACAGCATTAACGGGGTAAGCGGAGCAGATTTAATTACCCATTTTGATTCGGAAAAATTTAAAGTACATTTTGCCTGCGAGGTAAAAAATTTCGATCCGAAAGTTTATCTCACCCACAACGAAATAAAAAGAAGCGATTTATTTTCACAATATGCCATGTATGCTACTACTGAAGCTATCCAGGATTCGGGACTTGACTTTGAAAAAATGGACCCGTTTGATACCGGAGTAATCTGGGGAACCGGACAGGGCGGTATGGTAACATTCGAAGGTGAAGTGATGAATTTCGCAGCTGGAGACGGAACACCTAAGTTTAACCCTTTCTTTGTGCCTAAATTCATTGCGAATATGGCTTCAGGAATGATCTCCATGAAATTTGGATTACAGGGCATCAATTACACTACTATTTCAGCATGTGCTACGGGAAATACTGCATTGATGGATGCCTTCAATTATATCCGTCTCGGAAAAGCGAAAGTAATCATCAGCGGAGGTTCCGAAGCTGCCATTACACCGGCTTCTATAGGCGGTTTCTCAGTTATGAAAGCTATGTCTACCAGAAATGATGATTTTTCAACAGCAAGCCGCCCTTACGACGCGGAAAGAGACGGTTTTGTTATGGGTGAAGGGGCCGGAGCCCTGATTCTTGAAGAGTACGAGCATGCAAAAGCCAGAGGCGCCAAAATTTATGCTGAACTTGCGGGAGCGGCTATGACAGCCGATGCTTATCACATGACTGCACCTCATCCGGACGGAATAAGCGCGATTAAAGCAATGCAGCTTGCCATGAAAGAAGCGGGTGCCAATGTAGAAGATATTGATTACTTAAATCCTCATGCCACTTCTACCCCGCTGGGAGACCTGATCGAATTGAATGCGATCAGTAAATTATTCGGAGGAAGCAAAAATCTTGATATCAGCGCAACGAAATCTATGACCGGGCATTTATTGGGGGCTGCCGGGGCTGCTGAAGCCATTCTTTCCATCAAAGCTGTGGAAAAAGGAATTATTCCTCCTACAATCAATCTTCATAGGATAGATGAAAATATTCCGAAGGATGTGAATATTGTTTTTGGAGAAGCGAAAGAGAAGAACATCAACTTTGCACTAAGCAATGCCTTTGGATTCGGAGGGCATAATGCAACTTTGGTTTTCAAGAAATTCAGATAG